TGCAACAGCGAATAGAAGAATCTTGATGACTTGGATGTAGCCTTTGATCGGCTTCAGGTGGGCATTGGGTCTGCGCTCATACAGCGAGTTGATGATCGTCAGAATACCGCTAATGGCCAGCGCGATGGACAGTACGATAAAGGCGCTGCACACGTTCTGGGTGACGGTTACAACGACTTTAGGCAGGTTGGGAATTAGGTTGATCCCGCCGGTGATGATCAGCGCCGGAACAATATTGGCCAGGCGGGAGATCACCCGTGAGTCATAAACCAGCTGGTTCCTGCCGATTGGTGTGCTCTTGAGGGCACGATAGAGGCCGCGCACCAAGATGCGTTTGACGATGAAGTTGCCTACCCAGGCTGCCAGCAACAGCACTGTCAGTGCGGTCAGGGTGTATAGCTCGGGGTATTGCTGAAGCCAGATCAGAGACTCGTTGTACAGTTCTTTCATGCTGCTCGTGTCGCTCCTATTAAAGCGTGAGATCCATTTATACGTATGCCAGATGACTGGTGTGCGAATTTGAACCTCCCACCATAACAAACCGAGCAGGGTTATTGCGTTGAACGAGCCGTCTGTCTGACCAAGGGCTGCCTTTTCAGGGTTTGAATGCGCCGATAAAGATCGCTGGATCAACCCGTGCATCGTTCAGGCTGACGTTCCAGTGCAGATGCGGTCCGGTGGCGCGTCCTGTGGAGCCGACCTTGCCGATAACTCCACTCCGGGCAATTTCATCACCGACTTTCACGTCCACCGCTGACATATGGCAGAACATGCTGATCAGGCCCTGGCCATGATCGAGGAATACAGTGCGGCCATTGAAGAAGTAGTCGCCCACCAGAATCACTTTCCCGGCTGCCGGTGCTTTGATCGGTGTACCTTTGTTGGCGGCGAAGTCCAGTCCGGAATGTGGGTTGCGCTCCTCTCCGTTAAAGAAGCGTCGCAGGCCGAAGGGGCTGGAGAGGGGGCCGTTAACGGGCCGATCAAACAATAAATTGCTTGGTTGACGTGGGCTGAACTGCCGATAGGCGTGAGTCTGCTCCGCTAGCTCGCGCTCAATGCGCCGCAGGTTGTCTGGGTTTGGGTTGACCTGCTGTTTGTTTTTGAGGGTGATGCGCTGTTCGGTGTAATGCTTGCTACCGACCTGAAAGCTCAGCTGCTGGCCGTTGTTCACGCTGATTTGCTGTGTGCTTGGTTTAACACTCAGCGGGATGCCGACAATGGCTATCCAGCGTTGCTGATCTTCATGAATGATCAGTACTGGCTTGCCTTGATAAGTGGCCGTTGGTGCGCTGGGGCTTGAGCCAAGATCCACAACGGCGACCCCACCTGGAACCGGTTTGTTGAGCAGGCGGCTGATAAACCCGTCGGCGTGGGCAGGTAGGGCTAGGGCAAAAAGGACAGCAATAAAACGCATACATCTTCCTGTTGTGGCTGATCCAGCAGCCGGTTTCGATCAGTCCAGCAGCGACAGATTAGCTGGCTGCACGTGGTTGTCTTCGACGCGAACGTCCAGTTCGCCCTTGCCTAGCCGTGCTTTTAAGCGCTGGCCGGGTTGTGTATCCGCTGCATCTCGGATGGCACGCCCTTTGTCATCGAGCAAAATGCTGTATCCGCGACCCAGTGTTGCCAGTGGGCTGACGGCATGCAGGGTTTGCATCTGGCTGGTGAGGCGTAGCTGGCGTGCTCTTAAACCTTCGAACATGCTGCGATGCATACGCTCGGTTAGGGCGTCGAGACGCTGGCCTAGTAACTTCAAGTCCCGTTGCGGGTGCAGGCTTAGCAAGCGGGTTTGTAAGCTGTTGAGGCACTCCCGCTGCCTGCCTGATTGCGTCTGGATGGCCCGGATCAGGCGCATTTCCAGATCATCCACCCGCTGCGCGTGTTGGCGCAGGCGCTCACCGGGGTGGCGCAGGCGGCGCTGCAAACTATCCACGCGCATGCGCTCCCGCTCCAGGCGGTGTTGCATGCGCATGTGCAAGCGACGTTGCAGGGTGTACAGGCGCTGCACCAGTTCGCTGTTATCCGGTGCCAGCAGTTCTGCGGCGGCAGAGGGTGTCGGCGCGCGGACATCGGCAACAAAGTCGGCAATGGATACATCAGTTTCGTGGCCGACAGCGCTGACAATCGGCGTGGCGCAAGCGGCAATGGCACGGGCCACAGGCTCTTCGTTGAAGCACCAGAGGTCTTCCAGCGAGCCGCCGCCACGGGCCAGGATTAGCGCATCAAAGCCTTGTTTGTCAGCCAGTTCGAGTGCGCGAACAATCTGCGCGGTGGCTTCGCGGCCCTGCACAGCGGTGGGAACCAAGTTCAGCTCTACTTGCGGGGCGCGGCGGCGGAACACGCTGATGATGTCGCGGATTACCGCGCCGGTCGGCGAGCTGACAATACCAATGCGTTTGGGGTGAGTCGGCAGGGCAATCTTGCGCTCGTTAGCAAACAGGCCTTCAGCGCTGAGCTTTTCTTTCAGGGCTTCAAATGCCAGCCGCAGCGCGCCGTCACCGGCGGGCTCGACCATGTCCAGAATCAACTGGTAGTCGCCGCGGCCTTCAAACAGCGAAACCTTGCCGCGCACTTTCACCGCCAGCCCATCACGCAGCGCTTGCCGAATACGCAGGGCGTTTTGTCGGAACAGTGCACAGCGCACCTGGGCCTGGCTGTCTTTAAGGGTGAAGTAAACGTGCCCCGACGCAGGTTTGGCCAAGTTGGAGATTTCACCCTCCACCCAGATGTTGCTGAACACATCTTCAAGCAGCAGGCGTGCGCGGCTATTAAGTTGGCTGACGCTGAGTACCTCGCGGTCGAGGTTCAGGCGTTGGAATGGGTCTTTAATCATGTGGGCATAGTAAAGACTTTGCGAAACTGTCCATAGGGTGCAAATTGATTCTTTATCTTGACCGGGCCGTCCAGCTTATTAAGCTGCGCGCCCTTTATCCGAGCAGATCGCGTCATGAAGCAGCAGCAAGCCATCATTGTTCCGCAGATATCCAGCTTCCCCGGCCATGAGGCAGCGGCACTTAAACTGGTGCGTTGGCTGATTCGGCAGAACATTGTAGAGGCTGAGCTAAGCACCTGTGGCCGTACCGGGCGGCACATGGGGTATGGGATCGCCCCCGGGGCTCGCAAGGTGGTTGAACGGCCCGACCTACTGCCGTTTGGTCAGCCGATACACGGTTTGGAAATTATCTACAAACGCTGCATTTATACCCCCACTGAGGGGTTTCTTGAGGAGGCAGGTTGCCCTGAATGCCGTCAAGAAGTCGGTGAGGCTCTGTTTGAAAGTCTGGATGAGTGGTTTCCTGGGCACACCGACAACTTTATCTGCCCCCTTTGTGGGCATGAAGACGACATTAACGGCTTCTTGTTCTTACAACCCTGTGGTTTTTCCAATCTCGGCTTTATCTTCAATAACTGGGCAGAAGCAGGCTTTAAGCCAGAGTTTTTGCAGCAGATCACAGCCGTGTTGGGATTTCCTGTCAGGGTCGTCAGGGTTGGCCTGTAGGGCGCGGTTCGCGGCATCTGAGAATTTCCCCAAAGTAATCGCTACTTTGCGTTGAGCGAAGCGGCAGGTCTGGGTATAATGGCGCGCTTCCAATTTTCCCGTCTGGGAGCCCCCGCCATGCTGCGAATCAGTCAAGAAGCTCTTACCTTCGACGACGTTCTACTTATTCCTGGTTATTCCGAAGTTCTGCCGAAGGATGTCAGCCTCAAAACGCGCCTGACACGTGGCATCGAACTGAATATTCCGCTTCTTTCTGCTGCAATGGACACCGTAACTGAGGCCCGTCTGGCTATTGCCATGGCTCAGGAAGGTGGCATCGGCATCATCCACAAGAACATGACTATTGATCAGCAGGCTGCCGAAGTCCGCAAGGTCAAACGTTATGAGTCTGGTGTGGTGAAAGATCCGATCACCATTGAAGCTGACGCAACTGTGAGTGATCTGTTCGACCTGACCCGTCAGAACAACATCTCCGGCGTGCCAGTCCTGCACCACGGTGATCTGGTGGGCATCGTGACTTCGCGCGATGTGCGTTTCGAAAGCAACATGAACGCCAAAGTACGTGAAGTCATGACGCCGAAAGAGCGTCTGGTCACCGTCAAAGAAGGCGAAGACAAACAAGTCGTGCGCAAGCTGCTGCACAAGCACCGCATTGAGCGCGTTCTGATTGTTGACGATCAATTCCGCCTCAAAGGCATGATGACCGTTAACGATATCGAAAAAGCCAAAGCCTACCCGCTGGCCAGCAAAGACGAGCATGGCCGTCTGCGTGTGGGGGCTGCTGTTGGTACTGGAGCTGACACTGGTGACCGCGTTGCTGCGTTGGTTGCGGCAGGTGTTGACGTGATCATCGTTGATACCGCGCACGGTCACTCCAAAGGCGTAATCGAGCGCGTACGCTGGGTTAAGCAGAACTTCCCAGAGGTTCAGGTGATCGGCGGCAACATCGCCACTGGCGCTGCTGCTCGTGCCCTGGCCGAAGCCGGTGCTGATGGCGTTAAAGTCGGTATTGGCCCAGGTTCTATTTGCACCACCCGCATCGTTGCTGGTGTTGGCGTTCCGCAGATCAGTGCTGTGGCTAACGTTGCAGCGGCACTGGCCGGTACAGGCGTACCGTTGATTGCGGACGGCGGTATCCGTTTCTCCGGTGACCTCTCCAAGGCCATCGCTGCCGGTGCTTCGGCTGTAATGATCGGTTCTATGCTGGCTGGTACTGAAGAAGCACCGGGCGAAGTCGAACTGTTCCAAGGCCGTTCTTATAAGGCGTACCGTGGTATGGGTTCGCTGGGTGCAATGGCGCAGGCGCAAGGTTCGTCTGACCGTTACTTCCAGGATTCATCCGCAGGTGCCGAGAAACTGGTTCCGGAAGGTATTGAAGGCCGAGTGCCGTACAAAGGCGCAATGGGTGCCATCGTGCATCAGCTGATGGGCGGCCTGCGTGCCTCCATGGGCTACACCGGCTGTGCAACCATCGAAGAGATGCGTACCAAGCCAGAGTTTGTACGTATTACCGGTGCTGGTATGGCTGAGTCCCACGTACACGATGTACAGATCACCAAAGAAGCGCCGAACTACCGCGTCGGTTGAAAAAGCGTCGGATAGTGGTTTCGGTTTGCTGCCGAAGCCTCTATCTGGCGACATACAGAATATTGAGTACTCGGGGCTGTCTGATTCAGCCCCTTGTCATTTGTGAATCCCGCTACGAGAGACGGCTATGGCTCATCAAGACATTCACGCTCACCGTATCCTGATTCTGGATTTCGGTTCCCAGTACTCCCAACTGATTGCCCGCCGTGTGCGTGAAATCGGAGTGTATTGCGAGCTGCACCCTTGGGATATGAGCGACGCGGACATCCGTGCCTTCGCACCGCGCGGCATCATCCTGGCCGGTGGCCCGGAGTCGGTGCACGAAGCCAACAGCCCTCGCGCACCGCAGGCCGTGTTTGACCTTAATGTGCCGGTGCTGGGCATCTGCTACGGCATGCAGACCATGTCCGAGCAGCTGGGCGGCAAGGTTGAAGGTTCTGACCTGCGCGAATTCGGCTACGCCCGTGTGGATGTCGTTGGTAAGAGCAAGCTGCTCGACGGCATCGAAGACCACGTGGATACCGATGGCGTGCTGGGCTTGGATGTGTGGATGAGCCACGGTGACAAAGTCACCAAGATTCCAGAAGGCTTCCACATTCTGGCCAGCACCCCGAGCTGCCCGATTGCTGCCATGGCTGACGATTCCCGCCACTACTACGGCGTGCAGTTCCACCCAGAGGTGACCCACACCAAGCAGGGCGGCCGCATTCTGTCCCGTTTTGTGCTGGAAATCAGTGGCTGTGAAGCCCTGTGGACACCGTCCAACATCGTTGAAGACGCCATTCGCCAAGTACGTGAGCAAGTGGGCGATGCTAACGTCCTGCTGGGCCTCTCCGGTGGTGTGGATTCCTCCGTTGTAGCCGCACTGCTGCACAAAGCCATCGGCAGCCAACTGACCTGCGTATTTGTGGATAACGGCCTGCTGCGCCTGCACGAAGGTGATCAGGTTATGGCCATGTTCGCTGAGAACATGGGCGTGAAGGTGATTCGTGCCAACGCCGAAGACAAATTCCTCAGTGCATTGGCTGGCGTCAGTGACCCTGAGCAGAAGCGCAAAATCATCGGCGCCAAGTTCATTGAGGTGTTTGATGAAGAGTCGAGCAAGCTGGAAAACATCCAGTTCCTCGCTCAAGGCACCATCTACCCGGATGTGATCGAGTCCGCTGGCGCTAAAACCGGCAAAGCTCACGTGATCAAGAGCCACCACAACGTGGGTGGTCTGCCTGAAGAGATGAAGCTCAAGTTGGTTGAGCCACTGCGTGAATTGTTCAAAGACGAAGTGCGTAAGATCGGTCTCGAACTGGGCCTGCCGTACGACATGGTCTACCGCCACCCATTCCCAGGCCCGGGCCTGGGCGTGCGCATCCTCGGCGAAGTGAAAAAAGAGTACGCCGACCTGCTGCGTCGTGCGGATCACATCTTCATCGAAGAACTGCGTAACTTCGACTGGTACCACAAAACCAGCCAGGCATTCGTTGTCTTCCAGCCGGTTAAATCTGTGGGTGTGGTCGGTGACGGCCGCCGTTACGCCTGGGTTGTTGCCCTGCGTGCGGTAGAAACCATCGATTTCATGACCGCTCGCTGGGCGCATCTGCCATACGAGCTGCTGGAGAAGGTGTCGAACCGCATCATCAACGAGATTGAGGGCATCTCCCGCGTTACTTACGACGTGTCGAGCAAGCCGCCAGCGACTATTGAGTGGGAATAAATCTCAGGGTGACCTTAAGATTAAAACGGCAGCCAAGTGGCTGCCGTTTTTCTTTAGGTTCAGTGGACGCATTCGGCTTAAGCTCAGGCTGCTGAACGCTCAACTGCATTCCCGAGCTGTATATCACCAGACATATTGCAATCCTACTCGTCCGGACAGGCTGCGGTTGTTGCTGTGATCTAGACCTTGATTGTAGTCGGCTGCTATAAAGGCATTCAGGTTGTTATTGACCTGATGCGTGACGCCAAGCCCGACCTGGGCCCAAGAACCACCCAGATCGTTACTGAGGGTTACGGTGTTTTCCCCGTTGAGTGATGCAAAGGAGGTTTGGGCGTCAGCACCAAAGCTATGCCAGGCGTTAGCTCTGAGCCAAGCGGAGGTTTCCTTTCCGCCTTCACGTTCCCATTGCTTGACCAGCCGACCTCCAAGTCTTCCATAAAGAGCATCGCTGTCTTTGAATTGAATGATACCGTAGGTGTCTCGCTCAGTATCATCAAGCATGACCCGCTGATAGATTAGTTGAGCTTGTGGTTCCAATGTCCAGTTGCCTTTTAGGGCAAACGGGTAGCCGGCTTCGAGTGAGGCCGTGTAACCCCACCCACTGGGTTTGATCTTTTCGTTAGCTGTGGAGCGTGCTTCTATGCCCTCGTAGAGGGTGGCTTGTGCAACAGCGTCGATGTACCAGCGAGATGCGCCGAGTAGCGTCCAGTAGGCACCGAGTGAGTAGCCGTCCATAGTCACTTCACCTGCTCGACCTTGCAAGGCCCCGTCGACATCAGCTTTCGCATGTGAAAGGCCAAGGTAGACACCTCCGATATTGCGCGAGCCGTCATCGTTAAGTTGGCGATGCAAATCCAGACCTAGCTGGAAGCCATAAAAGTCGAAGTCGTAGCGTGCGCCTTTGTCGCTAAAACTTTGATAGCGACTACTTTGATCATTACCGCCGTTTCTGATTTTGCCAGTCTCGCCGAAAACCCGACCCCAGCTGCGTTTTTCTTCCGGACTTTCAGTGGCGCGGGCATAGCCTTGCAATGCGCTGCCCTGGGCAAGAAGCGCATTATCCTCGCCAGCCCGATCATGATAGGTACCCAAAACGCCAAGACCGAGTCGGTGCGCCAGCGCGGGCACGACCATCGCGGTCGGCACCTCGTTACGGTAGTTGGGGACCTCCACCACAGGGGTTGGTGGGGGAGTTGGTGTTTCCGGTGTGGGTTGTTCTGGCGAATTCATATTGAGGTGGCTACGCAGATACCAGTTACCGTCCCCAGTGTCTGAGGCAACACCGCCTTGTTGCAGGGTGTACTCATAGGCACCAGCTGCAATGCGGTTGCCGAGTACGAAGGCACCAGCGGCAGAGCGGGTCGCATCGCGTACCTCGACGAGCTCCATGCCGTTTCCAGACGTCAGCACGCCCATGGTCGCAGGGTTGTAGTCCAGTTGAATCCGCGTAGGACCTCCAGCCCCCAGACGTGTTGAGTCTACGATCAGCATGTCAGCAAAAAGTTTTGTGGGGTCGTTAAGGCTTGCGGAAAGGCCGCCACCTCTTAGCAGCAGTTGGCCTCCTTCAGAGACAAACACGTTTGTTCCTGGAGCGCTTGTCGCACTTGCAGCTCCGGTCATAAGCAGGGTGTTACCAATCTGGGAGCCCCGCAGATCAATAACACCTGCGTTTCGAAACTCTCCAAGGTTGGTCAATTGCGCCTGGACGATGCCGTCACGTTCGATAGCATAGACATCAGCAGGGAGAGAGCGCTTGTCTATGCCAGTGGTAGGTATATAGAAGAATGAGTTGTCGAAAGTCGCAGGTGCTCCTGTTGGGGCGAGACGTACAGTTGCTCCAGCAGAGTTTGTGAAGGTACTGGTACTTGAGCCGAAGTCAGAGACCGCTACACGTTTTGTGTCGCGGACTCCATCCCCATCGGTGTCTGCAAAGTGACGCAGTTCTATGGTTGCGCCATTGTGGTTGTTCAGATTGTTTTGTCCGCCAGGAGAAAGTTCCACGAATCCGCTTAGCAGACCATGGTTATCGATTGTGAGAGAACCTGGCTTGGCAGTTGATCGACCGGTATCGAGAACTGCACGGTCTGATCCGGCATTGATGGTGCCCATATTCAAGAGTGTAGAGCCTGTAGCGGAGCCTAAAACGGCACCTGCTGCAGCGAAATTTGTGGAACTCCCGAGATCGTTGGTGTTCGCCTGCCAGCCACCTGTTATTAATGAGCCGGCCTCTACTGTCAGGCTGGCAGCGTCAGCTTCGCTAATGGCTGCTGCACCGACGCCAAATTCGCCACTAGCATTAAGCCGTCCTTGCGTGATTATTGAGGCGTTCCCGGTGGTTGATGCGTAAGCGCCAACTGACTCTGCTCCGGAAACGATCACACTAGTCCCGGCGCCCATAGTAATGCTGGCATTGGCTGGGCCTGCTGTTGTTGCATAAGCCCCATGTGAAGCATTGCCTGTTGTCGATAGAAGACTACTGTCGAGCACTATCGAGGCACTTCCAGTGCTGGTGCTATTTTCAATCCTAGCAACTAGGGCGTGAGAAGTACCGCCTTCTGTAGATATTTTCGCAGAAGATATAATATGGACATCGCCTAGCCCGCTCTGAATTGCTGAAACTCCGTTTGAGTTATCGCCTTTGGTTAAGATATTGGCGGTATTTGCGGCTCTGACTATGACATCTGCTTGGCTAGAAGTGTTGGCGGCATAAGCCAAGATGGCATCAGAATAGGTTTTGAAGCTTTCCAGTGTTCCTCGGGTCTCAACGAGCGTTTCTCCTAGTCCGTAGTTGAGGCTATAAAGAGCTAGGCTATCTTCGCCATTGATGGATATGTAACCAGTGCTGCCCTGAGTGATACTTACAATTCCGGTACTCGCTGGGTTCCAGGACGTGGCGTTTACCGCAAAGGTACTTGAGTCAGTCAGCTCGATGGTTCCATCGGTAGTGATTTTCACCCCGCCTAAGCCGTGGTTTGTGCCGTACAATCCACCTGTATCAGCTCCCGACGTGGTGATCGTGCTCCCAGAACGTTGCACAATGCTGACGTCATCAACTCCGGCAGCATCGACTAAGGATGCTTGCAATCCCCATTTACCACCGCCAATTTCTTCAAGGTTGCTAGGTATTGCAATGTCAATGTTGGCTCCGGAGTTTATGGACAAAGGGCCTGAACCGATCAAATAGACACCGCCCGGATACTTCCCTTGTGTCTGAATTTTTACGTTGTCGGCAATATTTACCGTAACAGCATCAGAGCTGTTACCTGTAATTTCTATCCCGCGAACGTCAGTTCCCAGTGGACGATCTATCTCGACACCGGACTCGATATTAAGAGTGAACTCATCATTTACCGTATATTTTATGCCCGATGCATAAGGGTTATTTGAAGAGCTACACACTACGGTTGATCCTGTACCGCACTCATCAGCTGAGTATACAGGGTTTTCAAGTAGTGAAAGGGCTAGCGTAGATATGAAAAAATAACGGTATTTGGAAGAGGAGGGCGGGGGGACGATATTTTTTGTGATTTTGATAGTAATCATCGAGTTAACCATCCATGTTGTTTTTGGGTTGAGATGATTCTTTATGTGAGCATAATTTATATGATGTTAATAGGTTTTTTCTAATATTGATATTTCATTAATAATTTGTTCAATATGTTTTATTGTATTTTTTGTTAATTAAAATTTTCAATTTGATAATGGGTGTTTATTTATTTTTTATGTGTTTGCTGTTTAAATAACAAGAAGATCTTTCAGTACAAATTTAAAACTCGAGGCAGCCTGCCTGATTCTGGATTAAGTCCATTCAATTCCCGCAGCTTGTGAGTCGATGTGGATAGATTTGACCGCGTTGCACCAATGAGTGGAGCAATTGAGTGTGAACGTGGTGGTACAACACCATTACGCGGCAGGGCTATTCCTCCCCGAGCAGACGCGCATACAAGACACGGGGGACAGATATGAAATTTTCAGTGGGAGAAAGTAATCCTAAAAGTCTGCTGTTGGCTCAATCGGTCATTGCAACGATTTCGTTTAGCCTCTCTGCAGGTGATAAATAATTCAATCTCTGCGTGGCCGCTGATTGAGACTTATCGCCTCTTCATCCGATTATTTTGTCTCCATCCTGATAAATCAGCACTTCAGGGAAAGAGAGGCACAGTAGGTCGTTATCATTGCTATTCGTACCGTGGATAAAGACGCCATTGAAAACCGAATTACTGACAGGATAAACACTGCGCCATTGTCTAGAGTTCGTTGGTCGCAACAGAAACTGCATAAATCTGTAACAGAAAAATGCCCGCAGTGATGCGGGCATTTTTGTTTCCACTGAAGCTAGGGCCTCCTCAGACCACCGCATTCATCTCTGCCGCACGGCGATACCATTCGGCACTGAGCTTTGGGGTGCGCTTCTGTGTGGCGAAGTCGACGTGCACGAGGCCGAAGCGCACGCTGTAGCCGCCCGTCCATTCCAGATTGTCGAAGGCGCTCCAAGCGAAGTTACCTTTGACGGGCGCGCCTTCAGCAATGGCTCGTTGTAGGTTGGTCATCACGGCACGCAAGTACATCAGGCGGTCGGTATCCAGTACGCGACCGTCTGCGCTCAGGGTGTCGTCGGCGGCGCAGCCGCTTTCGGTGATGTAGATCGCTTTGGGTTTCCAGATCGCATTCACCAGCCTCGGGCCCCAGTACATTACTTCCGGGGAAAAGCTGTGCCAGCGCGAGCCCATGCGCGGGTGTGACAAGGAGGTGGGTATTTCAATAAAACCCTGCTCATTGTCGGCCGCTTCGATGTAATTTTTCGGTACGTAAATATTCACTCCAACAAAGTCCAGTGGGCTGCCTATGGCGCGCATGTCCTCATCGGTAAAACGGG
The Pseudomonas mendocina DNA segment above includes these coding regions:
- the guaB gene encoding IMP dehydrogenase — translated: MLRISQEALTFDDVLLIPGYSEVLPKDVSLKTRLTRGIELNIPLLSAAMDTVTEARLAIAMAQEGGIGIIHKNMTIDQQAAEVRKVKRYESGVVKDPITIEADATVSDLFDLTRQNNISGVPVLHHGDLVGIVTSRDVRFESNMNAKVREVMTPKERLVTVKEGEDKQVVRKLLHKHRIERVLIVDDQFRLKGMMTVNDIEKAKAYPLASKDEHGRLRVGAAVGTGADTGDRVAALVAAGVDVIIVDTAHGHSKGVIERVRWVKQNFPEVQVIGGNIATGAAARALAEAGADGVKVGIGPGSICTTRIVAGVGVPQISAVANVAAALAGTGVPLIADGGIRFSGDLSKAIAAGASAVMIGSMLAGTEEAPGEVELFQGRSYKAYRGMGSLGAMAQAQGSSDRYFQDSSAGAEKLVPEGIEGRVPYKGAMGAIVHQLMGGLRASMGYTGCATIEEMRTKPEFVRITGAGMAESHVHDVQITKEAPNYRVG
- the xseA gene encoding exodeoxyribonuclease VII large subunit yields the protein MIKDPFQRLNLDREVLSVSQLNSRARLLLEDVFSNIWVEGEISNLAKPASGHVYFTLKDSQAQVRCALFRQNALRIRQALRDGLAVKVRGKVSLFEGRGDYQLILDMVEPAGDGALRLAFEALKEKLSAEGLFANERKIALPTHPKRIGIVSSPTGAVIRDIISVFRRRAPQVELNLVPTAVQGREATAQIVRALELADKQGFDALILARGGGSLEDLWCFNEEPVARAIAACATPIVSAVGHETDVSIADFVADVRAPTPSAAAELLAPDNSELVQRLYTLQRRLHMRMQHRLERERMRVDSLQRRLRHPGERLRQHAQRVDDLEMRLIRAIQTQSGRQRECLNSLQTRLLSLHPQRDLKLLGQRLDALTERMHRSMFEGLRARQLRLTSQMQTLHAVSPLATLGRGYSILLDDKGRAIRDAADTQPGQRLKARLGKGELDVRVEDNHVQPANLSLLD
- the guaA gene encoding glutamine-hydrolyzing GMP synthase, encoding MAHQDIHAHRILILDFGSQYSQLIARRVREIGVYCELHPWDMSDADIRAFAPRGIILAGGPESVHEANSPRAPQAVFDLNVPVLGICYGMQTMSEQLGGKVEGSDLREFGYARVDVVGKSKLLDGIEDHVDTDGVLGLDVWMSHGDKVTKIPEGFHILASTPSCPIAAMADDSRHYYGVQFHPEVTHTKQGGRILSRFVLEISGCEALWTPSNIVEDAIRQVREQVGDANVLLGLSGGVDSSVVAALLHKAIGSQLTCVFVDNGLLRLHEGDQVMAMFAENMGVKVIRANAEDKFLSALAGVSDPEQKRKIIGAKFIEVFDEESSKLENIQFLAQGTIYPDVIESAGAKTGKAHVIKSHHNVGGLPEEMKLKLVEPLRELFKDEVRKIGLELGLPYDMVYRHPFPGPGLGVRILGEVKKEYADLLRRADHIFIEELRNFDWYHKTSQAFVVFQPVKSVGVVGDGRRYAWVVALRAVETIDFMTARWAHLPYELLEKVSNRIINEIEGISRVTYDVSSKPPATIEWE
- a CDS encoding sugar ABC transporter ATPase, with protein sequence MKQQQAIIVPQISSFPGHEAAALKLVRWLIRQNIVEAELSTCGRTGRHMGYGIAPGARKVVERPDLLPFGQPIHGLEIIYKRCIYTPTEGFLEEAGCPECRQEVGEALFESLDEWFPGHTDNFICPLCGHEDDINGFLFLQPCGFSNLGFIFNNWAEAGFKPEFLQQITAVLGFPVRVVRVGL
- a CDS encoding autotransporter outer membrane beta-barrel domain-containing protein yields the protein MITIKITKNIVPPPSSSKYRYFFISTLALSLLENPVYSADECGTGSTVVCSSSNNPYASGIKYTVNDEFTLNIESGVEIDRPLGTDVRGIEITGNSSDAVTVNIADNVKIQTQGKYPGGVYLIGSGPLSINSGANIDIAIPSNLEEIGGGKWGLQASLVDAAGVDDVSIVQRSGSTITTSGADTGGLYGTNHGLGGVKITTDGTIELTDSSTFAVNATSWNPASTGIVSITQGSTGYISINGEDSLALYSLNYGLGETLVETRGTLESFKTYSDAILAYAANTSSQADVIVRAANTANILTKGDNSNGVSAIQSGLGDVHIISSAKISTEGGTSHALVARIENSTSTGSASIVLDSSLLSTTGNASHGAYATTAGPANASITMGAGTSVIVSGAESVGAYASTTGNASIITQGRLNASGEFGVGAAAISEADAASLTVEAGSLITGGWQANTNDLGSSTNFAAAGAVLGSATGSTLLNMGTINAGSDRAVLDTGRSTAKPGSLTIDNHGLLSGFVELSPGGQNNLNNHNGATIELRHFADTDGDGVRDTKRVAVSDFGSSTSTFTNSAGATVRLAPTGAPATFDNSFFYIPTTGIDKRSLPADVYAIERDGIVQAQLTNLGEFRNAGVIDLRGSQIGNTLLMTGAASATSAPGTNVFVSEGGQLLLRGGGLSASLNDPTKLFADMLIVDSTRLGAGGPTRIQLDYNPATMGVLTSGNGMELVEVRDATRSAAGAFVLGNRIAAGAYEYTLQQGGVASDTGDGNWYLRSHLNMNSPEQPTPETPTPPPTPVVEVPNYRNEVPTAMVVPALAHRLGLGVLGTYHDRAGEDNALLAQGSALQGYARATESPEEKRSWGRVFGETGKIRNGGNDQSSRYQSFSDKGARYDFDFYGFQLGLDLHRQLNDDGSRNIGGVYLGLSHAKADVDGALQGRAGEVTMDGYSLGAYWTLLGASRWYIDAVAQATLYEGIEARSTANEKIKPSGWGYTASLEAGYPFALKGNWTLEPQAQLIYQRVMLDDTERDTYGIIQFKDSDALYGRLGGRLVKQWEREGGKETSAWLRANAWHSFGADAQTSFASLNGENTVTLSNDLGGSWAQVGLGVTHQVNNNLNAFIAADYNQGLDHSNNRSLSGRVGLQYVW
- a CDS encoding peptidoglycan DD-metalloendopeptidase family protein yields the protein MRFIAVLFALALPAHADGFISRLLNKPVPGGVAVVDLGSSPSAPTATYQGKPVLIIHEDQQRWIAIVGIPLSVKPSTQQISVNNGQQLSFQVGSKHYTEQRITLKNKQQVNPNPDNLRRIERELAEQTHAYRQFSPRQPSNLLFDRPVNGPLSSPFGLRRFFNGEERNPHSGLDFAANKGTPIKAPAAGKVILVGDYFFNGRTVFLDHGQGLISMFCHMSAVDVKVGDEIARSGVIGKVGSTGRATGPHLHWNVSLNDARVDPAIFIGAFKP